A single window of Drosophila suzukii chromosome 3, CBGP_Dsuzu_IsoJpt1.0, whole genome shotgun sequence DNA harbors:
- the LOC108015635 gene encoding uncharacterized protein: MLASVPVRLALFAVISSQSLQLQAAPFPGIENAAFASQDLLAEESAPVFSQVHVQHNRHRRHHGDGNYHGHHHHKRHRDHHFPAPDCHHPGGFGFGFEHPPHGPPRPHRFGFEPHGFEPFPNAFGAPDYEEHQRPFNAELEPFKDDKGGSQVAPRQPSSSSVAPPPAAPITPSSTTSTTTSTTSTTSTTSAPISSSTEEAPLAIDIRIGSET; this comes from the exons ATGTTAGCCTCAGTTCCCGTCCGT CTGGCGCTGTTCGCAGTGATAAGCTCACAGAGTCTGCAGCTTCAGGCTGCTCCGTTCCCAGGAATCGAGAATGC TGCCTTTGCCAGCCAAGATTTATTGGCCGAGGAATCGGCACCCGTTTTTAGCCAGGTCCACGTCCAGCACAATCGGCATCGTCGCCATCATGGGGACGGCAATTACCACGGGCACCACCATCACAAGCGGCACAGGGATCACCACTTCCCGGCTCCCGACTGCCATCACCCGGGCggatttggatttggatttgAGCATCCCCCACATGGACCGCCGCGACCCCACAGATTCGGATTCGAGCCACATGGCTTCGAACCCTTTCCTAACGCCTTTGGAGCCCCGGACTACGAAGAGCACCAGCGACCTTTTAATGCTGAATTGGAACCATTCAAGG ATGACAAAGGAGGATCTCAAGTGGCTCCCAGACAGCCCAGCTCAAGCAGTGTAGCTCCACCACCTGCGGCTCCGATTACTCCATCCTCAaccaccagcaccaccacctccaccaccagcaccaccTCCACCACTTCAGCACCCATCTCTTCCAGCACCGAAGAAGCCCCCCTGGCCATCGACATACGCATTGGCTCCGAGACCTAG